The Arachis duranensis cultivar V14167 chromosome 9, aradu.V14167.gnm2.J7QH, whole genome shotgun sequence genomic sequence gttagaatttatcaataaataagtggtttgaagaaaatgaaaattataaaatatgacTTCTCTAATAATtgtgtaatttaaaaaaaaatcattagttAATtggttaaattattaaaacccAAATCAAATTAagagttaatattaattataatgatataatttattttatttataataatactatacatttaaatatttttattaatcaagtCTAACTAAATAGatctaacataataaaaatcagttataactaatattattctaaatcgtattatttaatttgattacacttaatttataaaaaaaatagatgtataacattatttttttatttaattgttattagattattgataaaaaacaattaatcttttatttgaaaaaacaCGAGATCAAATTCACTTAATTATAATGtcttcattttatattttttatattaattaaatttacatttttttttacaattaaatacatatcttgcattttatataaataatcgATTTTTTTATAACGTTACATGGTTGTATTCTTATTTTAACCATTGGAATGATAATGAAATCAAGATTAGTTTAGAGATGCAGCAGATATgttatactaaaaaaaaaactaaaatggaAATTTGATCAATGTTACAACTTACAATAGAATTATTAACAAGAGTAAAATTTGTATCCAAGAGGCATGAATTTGAtagagaaaattgaaaatttgggaGTAAGAACATTTAGTAGTGTTGCTTTTTATCATTGATCCACTTAGTTGCCACCCATTTCTCCCCCTCAATCACTGGACAGCTTCCATGAAGAGAAGTCTGCACTAACATTCACATAATCAACCAGGAAGGaaagtaacaaaatattatattattagagaaaaaaaattaagtaattccTAATAATTATTCTAAAAGATAACGAAATTCTtaacaaacaaaattatttttaattcttgatttttatttttgtgagaCTAATTAACCCTTCGATTAATGTTTTTTCTCTGAATTAACGATtgataaatttttgtgtttagGACTTCGTTGTTTTTTGTAGATAATTGTCAGGAccgtttaagatttttttttattttgttgttatctttttcatataCATTGATTAAATTTATTGTGTATAAAAACTGATTAATATTagcaatttttaaatttttttactcgtaaaaattaaatagagaatatatattttttattcaaaataaaaatatattttttaatcttttcattgttgtttaaaacaattattaaaatattatattatttagattatattaaattttaggtgtattcaatttaaattaaccATCATAATTTACATAAACTcattatttttagatgaagtatacattttattttataatagataatgaaaaaattGACACAATATTTTATCTAAAACAAATACAACAAATGATAATGTTTATGTTAACTAACTATGTAAACATAACATCAAAAATCtatattttaacattttagAATAACTAATAACAAATAGATAAGActtataacaataattattaatGTCATTCTTATTAATACgtatattttctattcaatttctataagtaaaaaaaatttaaaaattattaatattttttaatttttgcataataaatttaattaatatatatgaaaaaataaaaaatagaaaaaaaatcttaaatgacccctaataattattctaatataaAAGACAATGAAAtcccaaataaataaaaaactgtcAATCCTAGCTTACACTTAGTGGATAAATAAGTTGATTAACttctcaagagagaaattattgACAGAGGAGGGACTAATCAGTTTCACagagtaaaaaaaaacaaagacagAATGAGTATCCACCCTGTTATTATAACATTGTTGTCTAAAATGGAAGATTTTTACCTTATCAATGTTCCCATCTGGAAGAACTGAATAGAATAAAAGCCCGTCACCTTGTCTTGGCTTCACCTTCAAACCAATGCATTGTTTATAATCATAACCAATGTCCATGTTCAAACCATCCTGCAAATTAAAAACACTTATCATCAAGTTTGATGGCATTGAAAGTATCAAAGACATGGTAGTAAATTCCATGTTTCACCTCAAAAGGGAACATGGTTTCTCCTCCTGCTTCTACACTTGATAGGTATAGTAAAAACGAAGCAATCTGGGCAATTAAGCATGAGACAACCAGCAAGATGCATTCACAATTAGCATATTATGgtgaaaagaaaagtaaagagtgTGAAGAAAGATATACCCTTTGGCTCTGAACATTTCCATATTCAAATGGGTCAAAGGCATCATAATGAGTATCATATTTCTGAAGAACCTCATATCTCAGTATATTGAATGCCTGCACTACAGCAACATACATGAATAGAACAGTTTTCCTGTCATGGAAGGTTCACAAacagattaagaaaaaaaaaaaatacttctcCATGACTCGTTGGTATCATTGTAACCTTagcaattttcttttcaatgaaGTCTAAGATACCAGATTTGTCTTCTGATGCAGAGATGAATGCACCTGAACTGTTGACAGTTGAAAGTTAGCACTCAACTTAACTATGGTAAGGTAAAACTATCATGTGACaccataatttatttatttatttttccaatataAGATCCAAAATTACATGATAAAGAGTACCTTGTTCTAGTGCCTTTTGTGCTCTCAACAGTTTCTCCTTCCCTCAATGCCAATTTAGAGGGTTCCAATTTAGGCTTTGccatttcaattattttttcgcATACATCTGCAGTTGTGAAATTCGGAAAGTAAACTATCCTTGGTCGCCAACTCAAAATCTGAACAAAAGAAAGTGCGACATCTGTCGTAAAACTACTCCTCTCAAAAGATTAaaagtgaaaactcaggtgcagttgaCTTCAcctaaagttgatagttaagagtcattagataaaaatttagtcaaatcaattaaatcatctaacaattctcagttatcaactttaCGTAAAATAGACTGCACCTTAGTTTCCATCAagattaaactaataaaagagACGTTTAAATAGTTATACACGGAGAAATTCACATAGAGtttatttctcttttcatttgtctaatgaaattttcttttaggagtCAAATCAAACTCTAAATCTTTTTTATCAGCAGAAAGGGTGTCTAAAGTCTCCATTAATCTAAATTACTGCCGATGCTAACTAAACTTCCAAATATATTAAtactcctccttctccttctaaAGTTCAACATGAAGGAACAGGAGATTATAAGGGTCACACCTGAAATGGGATTGAATGAAGAAAGGGGTCTCCAGACTTGCCATATTCTTTGGCAGCAGATTCCTGAAGCAATCTAGACCACGGTTGCCCCTGTCCCACGTCACCAAAATCCTGCAATCATCATCATAGCTAATGCTAATTAAATGAGCTTTTAATATGAAATATGTATCCAGCAAAAGGAAGAAGCTAATAAGAACCTGAAAGTTGAAGAGCATAGGAGATACAAAGAGCCCAGTAAAGAAGAAAAGGGAGCAAACCATTACCAGAACAGGAACCCCCAACTTCACTTTCGATCTTTTGGCTTTCCCTTTCATCCTTATATTATGATCAATCAACAAAACtagtctcttttttttttcactctgTTTCTTGTCTCTAAAGGTTTTGCTCTGCAACAAGCGTGTGGAGAGTGAAGattataatcaaatattttggGTTTGGGTTGCATGTCACTTTCTCTCTACAAAACGTGCCACCTTACGCGATAATGGCGGAACTATTTCCTTATTTTCTTACACTTGTCAATCCACACCACTCACTCTAGTTTATTAGTTTTTGCAAACCTGGTACCTTTTTCAGTGCAGATGCTGCACAACTTTTTAATGAACAAGCAATTGCCTAATATGTAATGTTATATCTAACCAcagtgttttatttttataatgagTATCTCAAACTTACACGTGCAATCTTGTTTATTTAACAGTAAAATAATAACTAGATCCTCCGAATTTCGATCTTCAATTAATTAGTtcctaaaaaaaatagtaatttagtCTTCTGCAATATTAAATATTGGATACCTTATGTTTCTTTTGTCAatttatgatataaaatttaataacgGTATTTATGTGTATTGCTAATTATAGTGATGTGTCTCTTTATAAAAGATCGTCacacaaataataaatttttaaacgaaatttaatctattttattaaaattcatAGTAAATAAAGAACGGTTGATAAATACTATATGAAAACTCACGATATAATATAACAAATGcgttattatttaaaatgacGTTATTTTTATACTCATATGGCAGCAACGAAATGCGTCATTATAGATAGCAAAATACATGcataatttctttttgtttcgtATTATCATAAAAgacttaaatatttaaaaaaaaaactaattaatctGATATTAAAATTATGCATGGACAGTAATATAGTACTATTGACTCAAATAAAAAGGGGAATCTTTATATGAGTTGAAAATGGcaaattttaactaattaaatgaAACTTACATTCTTAATTTGTTACTAATATGCACTAGCTTCTTTTTTCCATTAGCTGGCCACACACTTTTTTAAGCTAACAGCGGATAATATGCCATGTTAAATTGTTTCatcagaaaagagaaaaagagaacaaTTAAGGACTAAGATCATGAGtactgaaccatgttgatggtatTTATTCTATAACACGGATTATACACGATGTAGCTAGGAATAATAGACACTTCCACGCGCAGATTATAAAAGGAACAATCAAATGTGACAGTGTCCTTCCAAATAGGGAGTTTGTATTAGCAGAAAATGTGATTAATTAATGATATGAATGAAGTTTGTACTTGATTTAAACAAGAAATAGTGTTGTTAATAGAGTTATTCCAATATCATAAAGGGTCGTACAATAGCAATATTCTTTCTTGTCCTTAAAGATCTTATAAGAGAAACCTCCACAATAATTCTTAATAAGATAGAGTCGCTTTATCCATTTCTGAAAGCACTTTTAACGGTGCCTCAAAAGCAAGGATTTAAAACCACAGATTGGTTTTCCCAGCCAAACACAAAGCTCTCACATCATTAACCCATTTCCAGTAACTCAAATAAAGTCTCTCTATCTGCTTTTATGCTTCAATACATGTGGAAAAAGAACTTATTCTTTCATTGGATCCTTTCTCTTTATTTGCAAATCATGCAGCATTACACTGCTATAAATACCCTTGTGAGGTGATGGGGTTTTTGAAAGCAAAAACATTCCTTGTTTTGAGACAATTGTAACGCATACTATCCGTGGTACTGCATTGATATTGATTCACTACATATTATTGTACCACCTGATTGATTCTGCTTAGCTTCTTGCAGCTCTCATGGCCAGGCGCGGCGTCACAGATATGTTGCTTCTCCGGTAAGTTATCATCAGTAATTTTCTTAATGATCAAGTTGTGTTGCATATTCAGGAGTGTTTGCCACTAGAAATAATAGTGCATTGGCCTTACCATGATTCCTTAATCCTGTTTGATGATTCTTTTATGATAGAGAATCTTGCAgttaacttcacgtgaaattggtaattgagagtcgttagatgattAAGCTGATTTGACTAGATTTTTATCTAAcagctctcaactatcaacttcgcATGAAGATAACTGCGTGTAAGTTTTCGCCATtaatataattgtattttaCGTTGAGATACCAAGAAACATAGTTTTAGTCCATTTAAATGATAAGAATTGAAATGTGAAGGACAAACAGGGGAGCAAGGAGAACAGAAAGTGGGGTGATAAAGTTCTCAGGGAGTTCCCAACATGCAGCAGAAAGCTGTGGAGGAATTCCAAAGAGTTATGGGAAGATAGAGGATTCAACATGCTGGGTTCCACACCCACGCACAGGGATTTACTTCCCAAAAGGGCATGAATGGGTGATGGATGATGTTCCTGAGGGTGCAGCCTCTTTCACTCAGACTTACTGGCTCAGAAATGTTGATGGCGTAGACAACACAAAAGCTTAATTAATTGGATTAAATTCCTGTTAATGGGGGACTAAATACCTACCTATagatatataatatacataGTCAATAAGGTTATTAGTTCCCAAACTTAAAGTAGCACCAACATGCAAATGTTGAGTGGCTATTGTAACTAAATAAATATGGAGATCAAGCATCCTTATGAATGCTTCAATAATCCTTAACAAGTAACTGTGGTTTCTTACACCATGCATAATCACTGTGTGTCTCTTCTGTCACTATACTAAATATCTTAATGTGGCTATTGATTGATACAGTTGCTGAAGACACTGCTGGTGGTCTTAATAAAGCATCTAATCTAAATAAAGGAGCCAATATATATCATCgagagttgataaaatcataaaataacacTTTTAAGTTCTCTAACCTAAAAGTCTTGAGAGAATAATATGAAAGGGAAGTTTGTGGTCTAACATTTACTTTCTGCTGCACCATTATAATGGCTCATACATGTATCAAATCTTTGAATAGAATATTAAGTCTAacagagaaaaaaacaaaaaatagagagtaaattaataaatcatCACAGCATTCATGCCAAATGCAACTATATTTCAAACACTAATTTCCTCGACCAGTTTGTCAATGGGATTGGTCcatcttattattcttatacTTACATGTTTATTAATTcggttatcttttttttttttttatgaattatacATAAATAACTACTTTTCATATGCTGTTTTATAGCCAATTAATTTGAGTTAAACTTCGACTTTTACTCCTGATGCGTACCCTATACCTCGGCCaccaaataataaattaacaaaagtcGGACACAAAGTTTGAATAATCAAAGGCTATCAACAAAGCAACCTCCCCACAAATGGAACTCAACCCTTCACCAAGAATCACGGAATATTCCAACAAATCAGTAATTTATTCATCTATATAATTAACATCTTTACTAAGCCTTtcactgacttgagcgtcgaaATATCTTATGCAGATATTTCCGCCGCGGTGTTCGGGCCAAGCCGACCTATAGCCCTTCAGAACAAGCAGTGTATTGCTCGAAAGAGATCGTCATGGCTCGGCAACTTTCCATAGGACGGAACATCTGGCACCCATCGTGGAGCCCGAAATAAAAACCCCACTGAGTTTAACCCTCTTTTTTAGCTTTGTGCTCTCTTCTTTCAAGACTACTGAATCTCGAGGATGGCTGACAACGGAGCCCAGCAACCCACACAAGCAGAGCTCCTAGCTCAAATTGCTAAACTCCAAGCAGAAGTTCGAAGGATAGCCGAATTGTCATCCAGTAATCGAGCTAGAAAACATGCCCAGGGAGACCCCAAAAGCTCGAACCCGAGCAACACGCAATCACAAGAGTCAGAATACTAAAAGCTCACCCCACCAAAAGAGAAGCTGACCATAGACAACCCTTTCTCAGAGGACATTGTCAAATTGTGCTGCGAACTACCCTTGAACCCTACAAGGGGTTCAGTGATCACCGTGTCCATATTAAGAAATTTCAATCTATGATGTTCTTTAATGGTGCCTCTGAACCTATACTTTGCCAAACTTTTCCTACTTATCTAGATGGTGCTGCATTATTCTAGTTTTCTAAGTTGTCTGCATGTTCAATCTCTTCTTTCGAAGAACTGGCAAGATCCTTCATCGATGACTTCGCTGCGTTAAAAATATATGCGCATGGGTCAGACTACCTAAGCACCATCAAGCAGAGGCAACATGAGAGCTTAAAGGACTACATGACACGGTTTGCCAAGGCGACCATGGAGATTCCAGATCTAAGCCCAGAGGTCCACTTACACGTCCTCAAAAGCGGTTTCCAACTTGGCAAGTTCCAAGAGACGATGGCGGTAGCAAAACCAAAAACATTGGATGAATTCCAAGAAAAGGTCATTGGACAAATAGAGATCGAAGAGCTCTGTAAAGCTCGGAGGATGAACAAACACCAACCcaaaagagaggaagaaaagG encodes the following:
- the LOC107467345 gene encoding probable prolyl 4-hydroxylase 9 isoform X1 is translated as MKGKAKRSKVKLGVPVLVMVCSLFFFTGLFVSPMLFNFQDFGDVGQGQPWSRLLQESAAKEYGKSGDPFLHSIPFQILSWRPRIVYFPNFTTADVCEKIIEMAKPKLEPSKLALREGETVESTKGTRTSSGAFISASEDKSGILDFIEKKIAKVTMIPTSHGEAFNILRYEVLQKYDTHYDAFDPFEYGNVQSQRIASFLLYLSSVEAGGETMFPFEDGLNMDIGYDYKQCIGLKVKPRQGDGLLFYSVLPDGNIDKTSLHGSCPVIEGEKWVATKWINDKKQHY
- the LOC107467347 gene encoding uncharacterized protein LOC107467347 isoform X2 gives rise to the protein MARRGVTDMLLLRGARRTESGVIKFSGSSQHAAESCGGIPKSYGKIEDSTCWVPHPRTGIYFPKGHEWVMDDVPEGAASFTQTYWLRNVDGVDNTKA
- the LOC107467345 gene encoding probable prolyl 4-hydroxylase 9 isoform X2, whose amino-acid sequence is MKGKAKRSKVKLGVPVLVMVCSLFFFTGLFVSPMLFNFQDFGDVGQGQPWSRLLQESAAKEYGKSGDPFLHSIPFQILSWRPRIVYFPNFTTADVCEKIIEMAKPKLEPSKLALREGETVESTKGTRTSSGAFISASEDKSGILDFIEKKIAKAFNILRYEVLQKYDTHYDAFDPFEYGNVQSQRIASFLLYLSSVEAGGETMFPFEDGLNMDIGYDYKQCIGLKVKPRQGDGLLFYSVLPDGNIDKTSLHGSCPVIEGEKWVATKWINDKKQHY
- the LOC107467347 gene encoding uncharacterized protein LOC107467347 isoform X1, with translation MARRGVTDMLLLRTNRGARRTESGVIKFSGSSQHAAESCGGIPKSYGKIEDSTCWVPHPRTGIYFPKGHEWVMDDVPEGAASFTQTYWLRNVDGVDNTKA
- the LOC107467345 gene encoding probable prolyl 4-hydroxylase 9 isoform X3 codes for the protein MKGKAKRSKVKLGVPVLDFGDVGQGQPWSRLLQESAAKEYGKSGDPFLHSIPFQILSWRPRIVYFPNFTTADVCEKIIEMAKPKLEPSKLALREGETVESTKGTRTSSGAFISASEDKSGILDFIEKKIAKVTMIPTSHGEAFNILRYEVLQKYDTHYDAFDPFEYGNVQSQRIASFLLYLSSVEAGGETMFPFEDGLNMDIGYDYKQCIGLKVKPRQGDGLLFYSVLPDGNIDKTSLHGSCPVIEGEKWVATKWINDKKQHY